CCACCGCCGCCCCCCGCACTGGGCCACCGACTCCGGCCCCCCGCGCGACCTGTCCACCCACCCGGTCGTCTACGTCACCTGGCACGACGCCGCCGCGTACGCCGAGTGGGCCGCCAAGGCCCTCCCGACGGCCCCCCAGTGGGAGAAGGCCGCACGCGGCGTCCGCGGCGACGTCTACCCCTGGGGCAACCAACTCACCCCCGCCAAGTGCAACGTCCGCGACAGCGGCCCCGGCACCACCACCCCGGTCGACCGCTACCACAGCGGCGTCAGCCCCTTCGGCGTCTACGACATGTGCGGCAACACCTGGGAATGGCTCGCCACGTGCTCCCAGCCCACTCGCCACGAACTCAAGGGCAGCGCCTTCACCAGCCCTTTCACCCGGGCCACCCCCTCCACCTTCAACGACGCCTCGGCCACCATGCTCGACGACGACACCGGCTTCCGCTGCGTCACTCCGGCCGAGACGATGCGCGCGCTGCTGAAGATGACGGGCTGACCGGCGACGCGGCGCACGTTGGCGCCGCAAATGCACCATTGGTCGACAAGCCTGATCAAATCTGTCTTATCGGTGATGTGAGTATTTAGCAGGCGCTAGAGTCTGGCGCCGTGCATCCGCAAGTAACGGTAGAACATACCTCTAATAATGTGCGGCCCGAAACCGACGCTCCGGTGGAGAACGAGAGCGGAAGCGTCGTCGAGCTGCTCGAACGCATCGGGTCGGTCGTGCTGCCTGTCGGTGTGGCGCTGTACGCCGTCCTGTACATCGGGATCGAGGAGATCTACGGGGTCTTCGGCGTCAGCCCGCAGCAGGCGGGGATCGACCAGGCCGTGCTGTTCGGCCGGCTCTCCGGTGCGCTGGTGCTGCTCCTGCTGCTCCTGCTCCCCACGCTCGGCCTGATCGTCGGAGTGCTGTGGGTGCTCGACAAGCTGACCCTCGGGTCGATCGGCAGGTTGTCGCGTGCCGTGCGCCGCCGTCCGTGGATCGCGGCGCTGGTGGCCGCGCTGTGGTGCGGCGCCTCGTACTGGGGCTTCTTCAGCGTCTTCGGCGATCTGGACCTCACGGCCATGATGATCATCGCGGTCGGCCTCGGCGTGCTGACGTTCCTCGTGCCGTTCCGGCTGCTGCGCCGCAAGCCGGTCGGCAGGGCAGGCATGAAACTGCTGGTCGGTGCGCTCACCGGCCTCGGGCTCGGGTTCCTGCTCATCATCCAGCTGCTCTCCGCGGCCACGGACGCGCACCGCACCGGACAGACCGACCTGCTGCTCGCCGCGGTCGGTTTCCAGAGCCAGTGGGCCGATCTCAAGAACCCCGAGGACAACAAGCCGCTGTATGAGGGACGGCGCATGATGCTGCTCGGCGAAAGCGAGGGGACCTACGTCCTGTACGACTGCGACAAGGGGGAGACCATCCGCCGTCCGATCGAGGCGACCCTGCTCGCCGCCATCGAGTCCGACCCCGAGCTGCCGCAGGACCACACCTGCGGCACCCTCGCCGAGTAGCGCGAGCCGTCGTCCGGCCCGGTCGCGTCCCGCGGCCGGTTTGCCGGTACCGAGGCGCCGAGCGCCGCGAAAGGTTCAGAAGCGGCGTCCGTACGGCCCGCCGCGCGAGGAGGGCCGTACCCGCAGGCAGGGCTCACTTCCCGCCGTGCCGTGCCGTGCGGCGGCTCCGCCGGAGAGGCGATCTTTCCTTGACCGTCCCGCGCACCGGATCTAGCGTCCGCCGCGCGGGGTCGCCGCACCCCGGTGAGGAGCGAGGCGATGGTCCGGCGCGTTCTCCTGGTAGTCGGTGCGTTCATCTTGGCGATGGCCCTGGCGCCGGCCGCAAGTGCGGCACCGGTGACCATCCCGGTCGGTACCGGGTTCACCGATACGAGCGGTGCGGCCGTGCACGCGCACGGTGGCGGCATGCTCAAGGTGGGCTCGTACTACTACTGGTTCGGGGAGAACCGCAACGCCGACTCCACCTTCCGGTACGTGTCGGTCTATCGGTCCACGGATCTGCGTACCTGGGAGTTCCGCCGGCACGTGCTCACGCAGAACAGTCACTCCGAGCTGCGGGTCGCGAACATCGAGCGGCCCAAGGTCGTCTACAACGCGAGCACCGGTCAGTACGTGATGTGGATGCACAAGGAGAACGGCCGCGACTACGGTGAGGCGCGCGCGGCCGTGGCGGTGTCGTCCACGGTGGACGGGGACTACACCTATCTGCGGAGTTTCCGGCCGCTCAACTACATGTCGCGGGACATCACGTTGTTCCAGGACACCAACGGCACGGCGTACATGATCTCGGCGGCGAACGAGAACGCCGACCTGCACGTCTACCGGCTCACCGCGAACTACACCGACATCGCGGCACAGGTGCAACGGCTGTGGCCGGGGTCCTATCGTGAGGCTCCGGCGATGTTCAAGCGCGGATCGGTGTACTTCCTGCTCACCTCCGGCGCCACCGGCTGGTCACCCAACCAGCAGAAGTACGCGACCGCGTCCAGCGTCGAGGGCTCGTGGAGCGGGTTGCAGAACATCGGTGACGGCACAGCGTACAGTTCGCAGACCGCGTACGTGCAGCCGATACAGGGGACCTCGGGTACGGCGTATCTCTATCTCGGCGACCGGTGGGCCGGCGCGTGGGGTGGGCCGGTGAACGACTCGCGGTACGTCTGGCTGCCGCTGCAGTTCCCGACGGCCACGACGATGACCATGGCCAACGCCGACTCCGTCACCATCGACACGGAGGCGGGGACGATCACGTCGTCGAGCGCGCGCTACGAGCGGCTGAACGTGCGGCACTCCGGCAAGTGCGTGGACGTCCGCGACGGCTCCACCGCGGACAACGGCGTGATCATCCAGTACACCTGCAACGGCGGCGCCAACCAGCAGTGGACCTTCCGTGACGCCGGCGGCGGGTACGCGCAGATCGTGGCGCGCAACTCCGGCAGATGCCTCGACGTCACCAGCGGCAGCACCGCCGACGGCGCGGGGATCATCCAGTACACCTGCAACGGCGGCGCCAACCAGCAGTGGCGGGTGCAGACCGCCTCCGACGGCTACGTGAACCTGGTGGCCCGCCACTCCGGCAAGTGCATGGACCTGCCGAGCAGCAGCACGGCCGACAACGTCCAGTTCAAGCAGTATCCCTGCACCACCAACCAGAACCAGCAGTTCCGCCGCACCGCGCTCTGACCGGCGGGGGGACACCCTTCGCCGAGCGGAAGGAACGCGACC
The window above is part of the Sphaerisporangium rubeum genome. Proteins encoded here:
- a CDS encoding RICIN domain-containing protein, whose product is MTIPVGTGFTDTSGAAVHAHGGGMLKVGSYYYWFGENRNADSTFRYVSVYRSTDLRTWEFRRHVLTQNSHSELRVANIERPKVVYNASTGQYVMWMHKENGRDYGEARAAVAVSSTVDGDYTYLRSFRPLNYMSRDITLFQDTNGTAYMISAANENADLHVYRLTANYTDIAAQVQRLWPGSYREAPAMFKRGSVYFLLTSGATGWSPNQQKYATASSVEGSWSGLQNIGDGTAYSSQTAYVQPIQGTSGTAYLYLGDRWAGAWGGPVNDSRYVWLPLQFPTATTMTMANADSVTIDTEAGTITSSSARYERLNVRHSGKCVDVRDGSTADNGVIIQYTCNGGANQQWTFRDAGGGYAQIVARNSGRCLDVTSGSTADGAGIIQYTCNGGANQQWRVQTASDGYVNLVARHSGKCMDLPSSSTADNVQFKQYPCTTNQNQQFRRTAL